The following proteins come from a genomic window of Salvia hispanica cultivar TCC Black 2014 chromosome 4, UniMelb_Shisp_WGS_1.0, whole genome shotgun sequence:
- the LOC125224018 gene encoding splicing factor U2af small subunit B-like, producing the protein MAEHLASIFGTEKDRVNCPFYFKIGACRHGDRCSRLHNRPTISPTLLLSNMYQRPDMITPGVDAQGQPIHPDKIQEHFEDFYKDIYEELSKFGEIESLNVCDNLADHMIGNVYVLFKEEDQAAAALNALQGRFYSGRPIIADFSPVTDFREATCRQYEENSCNRGGYCNFMHVKMIGRELRRKLYGSRHGRFWGTRSRSRSVSPSHPSHPKRERERERDRERERDTDRRDHHRGSGRRSGGGERHGSERRRRSRSPVREGSEERRARIEQWNREREEKGQ; encoded by the coding sequence ATGGCGGAGCACCTGGCCTCAATTTTCGGCACCGAGAAAGACCGCGTCAACTGCCCCTTCTACTTCAAAATCGGCGCCTGCCGCCACGGCGACCGGTGCTCCCGCCTCCACAACCGCCCCACCATCTCCCCGACGCTCCTCCTCTCCAACATGTACCAGCGCCCCGACATGATCACCCCCGGCGTCGACGCCCAGGGCCAGCCGATCCACCCCGATAAGATCCAGGAGCATTTCGAGGATTTCTACAAGGACATCTACGAGGAGCTCAGCAAATTCGGCGAAATCGAGAGCCTCAACGTCTGCGACAACCTCGCCGACCACATGATCGGAAACGTCTACGTTCTGTTCAAGGAGGAGGATCAGGCGGCGGCTGCGCTCAACGCGCTGCAGGGGAGGTTCTACTCCGGCCGTCCGATTATCGCCGATTTCTCACCGGTTACTGATTTTCGCGAGGCGACGTGCCGGCAGTATGAGGAGAACAGCTGTAACCGTGGCGGATACTGCAATTTTATGCATGTTAAGATGATCGGGAGGGAGCTGAGGAGGAAGCTGTACGGTAGCCGCCATGGCCGGTTTTGGGGAACTAGGAGCCGCAGCAGGAGTGTGAGTCCCTCTCATCCCTCTCATCCTAAGCGCGAGAGGGAAAGGGAGAGGGATagggaaagagagagggaTACTGATAGGCGGGATCACCACCGTGGTAGTGGGAGGAGGAGTGGTGGAGGTGAGCGGCATGGGAGTGAGAGGAGAAGGAGGAGCAGGAGTCCGGTGAGGGAAGGGAGCGAGGAGCGTAGGGCTAGGATTGAGCAGTGGAATCGGGAGAGGGAGGAGAAGGGGCAGTGA
- the LOC125223945 gene encoding mitotic spindle checkpoint protein BUBR1 isoform X1, with translation MCSFKILKFERERERITEKKGRKIPETEGGKMASSRLEESIETVLDPEMEFLASKQETGNEWELFKENVRPLKRGRNVRLLNHALKSNSHSQVKSSLLHHRRKLIEAIDEYSGEDPLQPWIECIKWVQEAFPPGGDCSGLIVIYEQCVRTFWHDSRYKDDLRYLKVWLEYAENCADAEVIFSFLEANSIGVTHEAFYMSYALLMEQKNKNKNANEIFNRGLSMKAEPVEKLTAAYQKFLARSMRQPKATEQDDATENQASARSFGTLLAKPSRNQVPESSDIFRKKQKPDRAPGSTFSIFKDSSSVFSHQPEISKVDAKPWHSLGARAERNKENSAIPSKWTSNKIPQRPGQRISRPPPGPCIEIFVDEECTKQNKPDKEGEKSSVLHLRRGDSKDIKRETELLRENPLRNFPPGALPR, from the exons ATGtgttcatttaaaattttgaaatttgagagagagagagagagaatcacagagaaaaaaggaagaaaaatacCAGAGACAGAAGGAGGGAAAATGGCGAGCAGCAGATTGGAAGAGTCGATTGAAACCGTTCTAGATCCGGAGATGGAGTTCCTAGCATCGAAACAAGAGACCGGAAATGAGTGGGAGCTCTTCAAGGAAAACGTCCGCCCGTTGAAGCGCGGACGCAACGTTCGTCTCCTCAATCACGCTCTAAAATCGAACTCTCATTCCCAAGTCAAGAGCTCTCTGCTGCATCACCGAAG GAAGCTAATCGAGGCCATCGACGAGTATTCCGGAGAAGATCCTCTCCAGCCCTGGATCGA GTGCATAAAATGGGTCCAGGAAGCTTTCCCACCCGGTGGTGACTGTTCAGGATTGATCGTCATCTATGAACAATGTGTCCGAACCTTTTGGCATGATAGCCGATACAAGGACGACCTACGGTACCTGAAAGTTTGGTTGGAATAT GCTGAAAACTGTGCTGATGCTGAAGTCATATTCAGTTTTTTGGAGGCCAACAGTATTGGTGTGACACATGAGGCTTTCTACATGTCCTATGCATTACTCATGGAGCAGAAGaacaaaaataagaatgcaAATGAGATCTTCAATCGTGGGCTGTCTAT GAAGGCTGAGCCTGTTGAAAAACTGACAGCAGCTTACCAGAAGTTTCTTGCTCGTTCAATGAGACAACCAAAAGCTACAGAA CAGGATGATGCAACAGAGAACCAGGCTTCAGCTCGAAGCTTTGGGACCTTGTTGGCTAAGCCATCAA GAAACCAGGTGCCGGAGAGTTCTgatatttttaggaaaaaacAGAAGCCTGACAG GGCTCCAGGAAGTAcattctccattttcaaaGACAGTAGTTCAGTGTTTAGTCATCAGCCAGAAATATCCAAAGTAGACGCAAAACCATGGCACTCACTTGGTGCTCGTGcagagagaaataaagagaatagTGCAATTCCTTCCAAGTGGACATCAAATAAG ATTCCTCAGAGACCAGGTCAGAGAATATCGAGGCCACCTCCAGGTCCGTGCATTGAGATCTTTGTGGATGAGGAGTGCACAAA ACAAAATAAACCCGACAAGGAGGGGGAAAAGTCTTCAGTTCTGCATCTTAGACGTGGCGACTCAAAAGATATTAAGAG AGAAACAGAACTGTTGAGAGAGAATCCTTTGCGCAACTTTCCTCCAGGTGCTCTGCCCCGATAA
- the LOC125223945 gene encoding mitotic spindle checkpoint protein BUBR1 isoform X2: protein MCSFKILKFERERERITEKKGRKIPETEGGKMASSRLEESIETVLDPEMEFLASKQETGNEWELFKENVRPLKRGRNVRLLNHALKSNSHSQVKSSLLHHRRKLIEAIDEYSGEDPLQPWIECIKWVQEAFPPGGDCSGLIVIYEQCVRTFWHDSRYKDDLRYLKVWLEYAENCADAEVIFSFLEANSIGVTHEAFYMSYALLMEQKNKNKNANEIFNRGLSMKAEPVEKLTAAYQKFLARSMRQPKATEDDATENQASARSFGTLLAKPSRNQVPESSDIFRKKQKPDRAPGSTFSIFKDSSSVFSHQPEISKVDAKPWHSLGARAERNKENSAIPSKWTSNKIPQRPGQRISRPPPGPCIEIFVDEECTKQNKPDKEGEKSSVLHLRRGDSKDIKRETELLRENPLRNFPPGALPR from the exons ATGtgttcatttaaaattttgaaatttgagagagagagagagagaatcacagagaaaaaaggaagaaaaatacCAGAGACAGAAGGAGGGAAAATGGCGAGCAGCAGATTGGAAGAGTCGATTGAAACCGTTCTAGATCCGGAGATGGAGTTCCTAGCATCGAAACAAGAGACCGGAAATGAGTGGGAGCTCTTCAAGGAAAACGTCCGCCCGTTGAAGCGCGGACGCAACGTTCGTCTCCTCAATCACGCTCTAAAATCGAACTCTCATTCCCAAGTCAAGAGCTCTCTGCTGCATCACCGAAG GAAGCTAATCGAGGCCATCGACGAGTATTCCGGAGAAGATCCTCTCCAGCCCTGGATCGA GTGCATAAAATGGGTCCAGGAAGCTTTCCCACCCGGTGGTGACTGTTCAGGATTGATCGTCATCTATGAACAATGTGTCCGAACCTTTTGGCATGATAGCCGATACAAGGACGACCTACGGTACCTGAAAGTTTGGTTGGAATAT GCTGAAAACTGTGCTGATGCTGAAGTCATATTCAGTTTTTTGGAGGCCAACAGTATTGGTGTGACACATGAGGCTTTCTACATGTCCTATGCATTACTCATGGAGCAGAAGaacaaaaataagaatgcaAATGAGATCTTCAATCGTGGGCTGTCTAT GAAGGCTGAGCCTGTTGAAAAACTGACAGCAGCTTACCAGAAGTTTCTTGCTCGTTCAATGAGACAACCAAAAGCTACAGAA GATGATGCAACAGAGAACCAGGCTTCAGCTCGAAGCTTTGGGACCTTGTTGGCTAAGCCATCAA GAAACCAGGTGCCGGAGAGTTCTgatatttttaggaaaaaacAGAAGCCTGACAG GGCTCCAGGAAGTAcattctccattttcaaaGACAGTAGTTCAGTGTTTAGTCATCAGCCAGAAATATCCAAAGTAGACGCAAAACCATGGCACTCACTTGGTGCTCGTGcagagagaaataaagagaatagTGCAATTCCTTCCAAGTGGACATCAAATAAG ATTCCTCAGAGACCAGGTCAGAGAATATCGAGGCCACCTCCAGGTCCGTGCATTGAGATCTTTGTGGATGAGGAGTGCACAAA ACAAAATAAACCCGACAAGGAGGGGGAAAAGTCTTCAGTTCTGCATCTTAGACGTGGCGACTCAAAAGATATTAAGAG AGAAACAGAACTGTTGAGAGAGAATCCTTTGCGCAACTTTCCTCCAGGTGCTCTGCCCCGATAA
- the LOC125223947 gene encoding calvin cycle protein CP12-3, chloroplastic, with protein MSASLALAAFNFRPTLPFAPPPPSASAPRSGRRTMAGGVRSVMKLYKGTHMREQRLAEMIEKKVAEATQVCGEDETSDECKVAWDEVEEVSQAKADLRLKIHQLQQDPLEHFCQENPETDECRIYED; from the coding sequence ATGTCTGCTTCTCTAGCCCTAGCGGCCTTCAATTTCAGGCCTACGCTACCTTTCGCACCACCGCCGCCATCCGCTTCAGCTCCGCGATCCGGCCGGCGAACGATGGCCGGTGGTGTTAGGTCGGTGATGAAGCTGTACAAAGGAACGCACATGAGGGAGCAGCGGCTGGCGGAGATGATCGAGAAGAAGGTTGCGGAGGCGACGCAGGTATGCGGCGAGGACGAGACTTCCGACGAGTGCAAGGTGGCGTGGGACGAGGTGGAGGAGGTGAGCCAGGCGAAGGCCGATCTCCGCCTCAAAATCCATCAGCTCCAGCAGGATCCGCTCGAACACTTCTGCCAGGAGAATCCGGAAACCGATGAGTGCCGCATTTATGAGGATTGA
- the LOC125223946 gene encoding chlorophyll a-b binding protein 7, chloroplastic isoform X1 → MSLLLRCERAASTFPSSNFSSSFSRFKASWEEVAGVVVFSAIPFTAVKAIANSPLGEELQRRMEEKKKLYKDNSSKLKALSKKARLESVWYGEDRPRWLGPISYEYPSYLNGELPGDYGFDVAGLSQDPVALQRYFNFEVLHARWAMLAALGALIPEILDLIGAFHFVEPVWWRVGYSKLKGDTLDYLGIPGLHLAGSQGVLIIAICQAILMTAFHAQVGPEYARYCGIEALEPLGIYLPGDINYPGGALFDPLNLSQDPIAFEELKIKEIKNGRLAMVAWLGFYAQAALTGKGPVHNLLDHISDPFHYNLLSVLKNL, encoded by the exons ATGTCTCTGCTCCTCCGCTGCGAACGCGCGGCTTCTACTTTTCCGAGCTCCAACTTTAGCAGCTCTTTCTCCCGCTTTAAAGCTTCATGGGAAGAG GTTGCTGGAGTTGTGGTGTTCTCCGCGATTCCTTTCACGGCGGTGAAAGCGATTGCCAACAGCCCGCTCGGGGAGGAGCTCCAGAGGCGAatggaggagaagaagaagcttTACAAGGACAACTCTTCTAAGTTGAAGGCTCTCTCCAAAAAGGCTAGATTGGAGAG CGTGTGGTATGGGGAGGATCGCCCTCGTTGGCTTGGTCCGATCTCATATGAGTACCCTTCCTATCTCAACGGTGAGCTGCCTGGGGATTATGGTTTTGACGTTGCTGGTTTGAGCCAGGACCCTGTGGCATTGCAGAGATATTTTAA TTTTGAAGTTCTGCATGCAAGATGGGCTATGCTTGCTGCCCTTGGTGCTTTAATTCCAGAGATATTAGATCTGATAGGAGCTTTCCATTTCGTTGAACCTGTTTGGTGGCGAGTGGGATACTCAAAGCTTAAG GGCGACACACTAGACTACCTTGGCATCCCCGGGCTCCATTTAGCTGGGAGTCAAGGAGTTCTCATCATTGCCATCTGTCAAGCCATTCTCATG ACTGCCTTCCACGCGCAGGTTGGTCCAGAGTATGCTCGTTATTGTGGCATTGAGGCCTTGGAGCCCTTAGGCATATATTTACCGGGGGACATCAATTATCCAGGAGGTGCACTTTTCGACCCCTTAAATCTCTCACAAGATCCCATTGCGTTTGAAGAACTGAAGATcaaagagataaaaaatgGGCGCCTAGCCATGGTTGCGTGGTTAGGTTTTTATGCTCAAGCAGCTCTAACTGGCAAAGGACCTGTACATAACCTACTTGACCATATTTCCGATCCTTTCCATTATAACCTGCTTTCAGTTCTAAAAAATCTGTAG
- the LOC125223946 gene encoding chlorophyll a-b binding protein 7, chloroplastic isoform X2, producing the protein MSLLLRCERAASTFPSSNFSSSFSRFKASWEEVAGVVVFSAIPFTAVKAIANSPLGEELQRRMEEKKKLYKDNSSKLKALSKKARLESVWYGEDRPRWLGPISYEYPSYLNGELPGDYGFDVAGLSQDPVALQRYFNFEVLHARWAMLAALGALIPEILDLIGAFHFVEPVWWRVGYSKLKGDTLDYLGIPGLHLAGSQGVLIIAICQAILMVGPEYARYCGIEALEPLGIYLPGDINYPGGALFDPLNLSQDPIAFEELKIKEIKNGRLAMVAWLGFYAQAALTGKGPVHNLLDHISDPFHYNLLSVLKNL; encoded by the exons ATGTCTCTGCTCCTCCGCTGCGAACGCGCGGCTTCTACTTTTCCGAGCTCCAACTTTAGCAGCTCTTTCTCCCGCTTTAAAGCTTCATGGGAAGAG GTTGCTGGAGTTGTGGTGTTCTCCGCGATTCCTTTCACGGCGGTGAAAGCGATTGCCAACAGCCCGCTCGGGGAGGAGCTCCAGAGGCGAatggaggagaagaagaagcttTACAAGGACAACTCTTCTAAGTTGAAGGCTCTCTCCAAAAAGGCTAGATTGGAGAG CGTGTGGTATGGGGAGGATCGCCCTCGTTGGCTTGGTCCGATCTCATATGAGTACCCTTCCTATCTCAACGGTGAGCTGCCTGGGGATTATGGTTTTGACGTTGCTGGTTTGAGCCAGGACCCTGTGGCATTGCAGAGATATTTTAA TTTTGAAGTTCTGCATGCAAGATGGGCTATGCTTGCTGCCCTTGGTGCTTTAATTCCAGAGATATTAGATCTGATAGGAGCTTTCCATTTCGTTGAACCTGTTTGGTGGCGAGTGGGATACTCAAAGCTTAAG GGCGACACACTAGACTACCTTGGCATCCCCGGGCTCCATTTAGCTGGGAGTCAAGGAGTTCTCATCATTGCCATCTGTCAAGCCATTCTCATG GTTGGTCCAGAGTATGCTCGTTATTGTGGCATTGAGGCCTTGGAGCCCTTAGGCATATATTTACCGGGGGACATCAATTATCCAGGAGGTGCACTTTTCGACCCCTTAAATCTCTCACAAGATCCCATTGCGTTTGAAGAACTGAAGATcaaagagataaaaaatgGGCGCCTAGCCATGGTTGCGTGGTTAGGTTTTTATGCTCAAGCAGCTCTAACTGGCAAAGGACCTGTACATAACCTACTTGACCATATTTCCGATCCTTTCCATTATAACCTGCTTTCAGTTCTAAAAAATCTGTAG
- the LOC125223948 gene encoding 60S ribosomal protein L35-like, whose amino-acid sequence MARIKVHELRLKNKTELLAQLKDLKAELALLRVAKVTGGAPNKLSKIKVVRLSIAQVLTVISQKQKSALREAYKNKKYLPLDLRPKKTRAIRRRLTKHQASAKTEKQKKKEMYFPLRKYAIKV is encoded by the exons ATGG CTCGGATCAAGGTGCACGAGCTTCGGTTGAAGAACAAGACGGAGCTGCTAGCGCAGCTGAAGGATCTGAAGGCGGAGCTCGCTCTTCTGCGTGTGGCCAAAGTCACCGGAGGCGCTCCAAACAAGCTCTCCAAAATCAAGGTGGTGAGGCTTTCGATCGCGCAGGTGCTCACCGTTATCTCGCAGAAGCAGAAGTCCGCTCTGCGCGAGGCATACAAAAACAAGAAGTATTTGCCGCTCGATCTCCGCCCTAAGAAGACGCGCGCCATCCGCCGCCGCCTTACCAAGCACCAG GCTTCCGCAAAGACTGAAAAGCaaaagaagaaggaaatgTACTTCCCTTTGAGAAAGTATGCCATCAAAGTCTAA
- the LOC125219481 gene encoding uncharacterized protein LOC125219481, with translation MGCCISSGSDRSRHQKPCATVISVAGELRRYPLPVTASQVITFETSSPDSVFLCNSDRLYFDDYIPRLDAEEPLEPDQIYFVMPASRLQSRLAASDMAALAVKASAAFNDFNPRRSRKSRISPVLVAEEDPRSIHPIKIGGDSSVHAKHQRKAAPSPSGVSRSGSVRKLHRYTSRRAKLAVRSFRIRLNTINEGSILLN, from the coding sequence ATGGGATGTTGCATATCGTCGGGCTCCGATCGCTCTCGCCATCAGAAACCGTGCGCGACAGTGATCTCCGTCGCCGGAGAGCTCCGGCGGTATCCTCTCCCAGTCACGGCGTCGCAGGTGATTACATTCGAGACGTCGTCGCCGGACTCCGTCTTCCTCTGCAACTCCGACCGCCTCTACTTCGACGACTACATACCGCGCCTCGACGCGGAGGAGCCGCTGGAGCCTGACCAGATCTACTTCGTGATGCCGGCGTCGAGGCTCCAGAGCCGCCTCGCCGCCTCCGACATGGCCGCGCTCGCCGTCAAGGCCAGCGCCGCGTTCAACGACTTCAATCCGCGGCGGAGCCGCAAGTCGAGGATCTCGCCTGTTCTGGTGGCGGAGGAGGATCCGCGGTCGATTCATCCGATCAAAATCGGCGGCGATTCGTCCGTTCACGCCAAACATCAGAGGAAGGCGGCGCCGTCACCGAGCGGCGTTTCGAGATCTGGCTCAGTGAGGAAGCTGCATAGATACACTTCGCGGCGAGCGAAATTGGCGGTTCGATCCTTCAGAATTAGGCTCAACACGATCAACGAAGGCTCAATCctccttaattaa
- the LOC125217867 gene encoding uncharacterized protein LOC125217867 isoform X1: MDCFSSPPPPPLLAAASPLCSPLNMSSSTPSHHMNRTSSDLVKEITTLDVEIVRLEQYLLSLYRTSFQKTRLSNPGDQQMTGIQPSVTSDQSSQRIKSEMSKDCYEHQGYLSPTSALTGPNDMVPFTTPKSSSERERKSVYRTSLQKTIPSNPGDQQMTGIQPRVSSDQSSQRTKDYYEHQGYLSPTSALTGPNDMVPFTTPKSSSERERKSVYRTSLQKTIPSNPGDQQMTGIQPRVSSDQSAQRTKDYYENQGDLSPTSALTGPNDMAPFTTPKSSSERERKSVVYFRRRCLAEHLGNFCIDDSCIFPDKLSEGILRCISAIYCKLGSSTRSHKGYSVSSNSSFWSSSTFSPRNLSGNWSPQCNDEVSESYTIEGLKQDNGPYAAMVEVLKICLDGESYSHAAIMLQKFRSLVKSLENLDPRKMRREQKLAFWINIHNALTMHAHLAYETQTYTKSTAITKAVYNVGGHSINAYDIQSSILGIKSHYSAPWLQTLLSPGRKFKNGISRHVYAIDYPEPLVHFALSSGARSDPAIRIYNAKSIFEDLNIAKEEFIQATAYVHKQKRLYLPKILHYYAKDMSLGMSALLKVVSDCLPEYQQKVIDRFAKSRPEKCVCWLEENSSFRYLIHKEVTEMAWG, translated from the exons ATGGACTGCTTCtcctctcctcctcctccgccgctgcTCGCTGCTGCATCGCCTCTTTGCAGCCCGCTCAACATGTCGTCGTCCACGCCTTCCCACCATATGAATCGC ACTTCATCAGATTTGGTGAAAGAAATCACTACACTCGATGTTGAAATAGTGCGTTTGGAACAgtatcttctttctctctatcGTACATCATTCCAGAAAACTAGACTAAGTAATCCAGGAGACCAACAAATGACTGGAATACAGCCAAGTGTTACATCTGATCAATCATCCCAGAGAATAAAGTCAGAAATGTCCAAAGACTGTTATGAACATCAAGGATATTTATCCCCCACTAGTGCCTTAACTGGACCAAATGATATGGTTCCATTTACTACTCCAAAGTCATCATCTGAAAGG GAAAGGAAGAGTGTTTATCGTACATCTCTCCAGAAAACTATCCCAAGTAATCCGGGAGACCAACAAATGACCGGAATACAGCCACGTGTTTCATCTGATCAATCATCACAGAGAACGAAAGATTATTATGAACATCAAGGATATTTATCCCCCACTAGTGCCTTAACTGGACCAAATGATATGGTTCCGTTTACTACTCCAAAGTCATCATCTGAAAGG GAAAGGAAGAGTGTTTATCGTACATCTCTCCAGAAAACTATCCCAAGTAATCCGGGAGACCAACAAATGACTGGAATACAGCCACGTGTTTCATCTGATCAATCAGCACAGAGAACGAAAGATTATTATGAAAATCAAGGAGATTTATCCCCCACTAGTGCCTTAACTGGACCAAATGATATGGCTCCGTTTACTACTCCAAAGTCATCATCTGAAAGG GAAAGGAAGAGTGTTGTTTATTTTAGACGACGTTGTCTTGCAGAGCATCTTGGTAATTTTTGCATTGATGATTCCTGCATTTTCCCGGATAAGCTATCTGAAGGTATCCTAAGGTGTATATCTGCCATTTACTGCAAACTGGGCAGCTCCACACGAAGTCATAAAGGGTATTCAgtttcttcaaattcatcGTTCTGGTCCTCAAGCACTTTTTCTCCCAGAAACTTATCTGGCAATTGGAGTCCTCAGTGTAATGATGAAGTTTCTGAGAGTTACACTATTGAAGGTCTGAAACAAGATAATGGACCTTATGCTGCAATGGTTGAAGTCCTGAAGATATGCTTAGATGGCGAGAGTTACAGTCACGCTGCCATAATGCTTCAGAAGTTTAG GTCTCTAGTCAAAAGTCTTGAGAATCTTGACCCGAGGAAGATGAGGCGCGAACAGAAGCTTGCCTTTTGGATTAATATTCACAATGCATTGACGATGCAT GCTCATTTAGCATATGAAACTCAAACCTATACAAAAAGCACTGCCATCACAAAG GCTGTGTATAATGTGGGTGGGCATAGCATTAATGCTTACGACATACAAAGCTCCATTTTGGGAATAAAATCTCACTATTCTGCTCCG TGGCTTCAGACACTTCTCTCTCCGGGGaggaaattcaaaaatgggaTCTCAAGACATGTCTATGCTATTGACTATCCTGAACCTCTGGTTCATTTCGCACTTAGCTCAGGAGCACGCTCTGACCCTGCG ATTCGCATTTACAATGCAAAGAGTATATTTGAGGATCTGAATATTGCCAAAGAAGAGTTCATACAAGCTACAGCGTATGTCCATAAGCAGAAAAGGCTGTACCTGCCAAAAATCTTGCACTATTATGCCAAGGATATGTCACTTGGCATGTCTGCACTTCTGAAAGTTGTTAGTGACTGCCTACCTGAATATCAGCAGAAGGTGATCGACAGATTCGCAAAGAGTCGACCTGAAAAGTGCGTATGTTGGCTAGAGGAAAACTCGTCTTTTCGGTATTTGATCCATAAGGAAGTAACTGAAATGGCATGGGGATGA
- the LOC125217867 gene encoding uncharacterized protein LOC125217867 isoform X2: MDCFSSPPPPPLLAAASPLCSPLNMSSSTPSHHMNRTSSDLVKEITTLDVEIVRLEQYLLSLYRTSFQKTRLSNPGDQQMTGIQPSVTSDQSSQRIKSEMSKDCYEHQGYLSPTSALTGPNDMVPFTTPKSSSERERKSVVYFRRRCLAEHLGNFCIDDSCIFPDKLSEGILRCISAIYCKLGSSTRSHKGYSVSSNSSFWSSSTFSPRNLSGNWSPQCNDEVSESYTIEGLKQDNGPYAAMVEVLKICLDGESYSHAAIMLQKFRSLVKSLENLDPRKMRREQKLAFWINIHNALTMHAHLAYETQTYTKSTAITKAVYNVGGHSINAYDIQSSILGIKSHYSAPWLQTLLSPGRKFKNGISRHVYAIDYPEPLVHFALSSGARSDPAIRIYNAKSIFEDLNIAKEEFIQATAYVHKQKRLYLPKILHYYAKDMSLGMSALLKVVSDCLPEYQQKVIDRFAKSRPEKCVCWLEENSSFRYLIHKEVTEMAWG, translated from the exons ATGGACTGCTTCtcctctcctcctcctccgccgctgcTCGCTGCTGCATCGCCTCTTTGCAGCCCGCTCAACATGTCGTCGTCCACGCCTTCCCACCATATGAATCGC ACTTCATCAGATTTGGTGAAAGAAATCACTACACTCGATGTTGAAATAGTGCGTTTGGAACAgtatcttctttctctctatcGTACATCATTCCAGAAAACTAGACTAAGTAATCCAGGAGACCAACAAATGACTGGAATACAGCCAAGTGTTACATCTGATCAATCATCCCAGAGAATAAAGTCAGAAATGTCCAAAGACTGTTATGAACATCAAGGATATTTATCCCCCACTAGTGCCTTAACTGGACCAAATGATATGGTTCCATTTACTACTCCAAAGTCATCATCTGAAAGG GAAAGGAAGAGTGTTGTTTATTTTAGACGACGTTGTCTTGCAGAGCATCTTGGTAATTTTTGCATTGATGATTCCTGCATTTTCCCGGATAAGCTATCTGAAGGTATCCTAAGGTGTATATCTGCCATTTACTGCAAACTGGGCAGCTCCACACGAAGTCATAAAGGGTATTCAgtttcttcaaattcatcGTTCTGGTCCTCAAGCACTTTTTCTCCCAGAAACTTATCTGGCAATTGGAGTCCTCAGTGTAATGATGAAGTTTCTGAGAGTTACACTATTGAAGGTCTGAAACAAGATAATGGACCTTATGCTGCAATGGTTGAAGTCCTGAAGATATGCTTAGATGGCGAGAGTTACAGTCACGCTGCCATAATGCTTCAGAAGTTTAG GTCTCTAGTCAAAAGTCTTGAGAATCTTGACCCGAGGAAGATGAGGCGCGAACAGAAGCTTGCCTTTTGGATTAATATTCACAATGCATTGACGATGCAT GCTCATTTAGCATATGAAACTCAAACCTATACAAAAAGCACTGCCATCACAAAG GCTGTGTATAATGTGGGTGGGCATAGCATTAATGCTTACGACATACAAAGCTCCATTTTGGGAATAAAATCTCACTATTCTGCTCCG TGGCTTCAGACACTTCTCTCTCCGGGGaggaaattcaaaaatgggaTCTCAAGACATGTCTATGCTATTGACTATCCTGAACCTCTGGTTCATTTCGCACTTAGCTCAGGAGCACGCTCTGACCCTGCG ATTCGCATTTACAATGCAAAGAGTATATTTGAGGATCTGAATATTGCCAAAGAAGAGTTCATACAAGCTACAGCGTATGTCCATAAGCAGAAAAGGCTGTACCTGCCAAAAATCTTGCACTATTATGCCAAGGATATGTCACTTGGCATGTCTGCACTTCTGAAAGTTGTTAGTGACTGCCTACCTGAATATCAGCAGAAGGTGATCGACAGATTCGCAAAGAGTCGACCTGAAAAGTGCGTATGTTGGCTAGAGGAAAACTCGTCTTTTCGGTATTTGATCCATAAGGAAGTAACTGAAATGGCATGGGGATGA